One window of Marinobacterium aestuarii genomic DNA carries:
- a CDS encoding 2-hydroxyacid dehydrogenase codes for MNKPTLLQMGPLTDAFNDRLSSLHRTHRIWEQQDRDAFLAENGAEVDIIVTSGRFGCSADVMAAVPKLKAIISFGVGYDPIDIDAARARNIRVSNTPDVLNDCVADLAMGLMIASARRIAEGDRFVRSGHWGQQPFPLGSRVSGKRLGILGLGRIGNCVARRASGFDMEIRYHNRREDPTVSYGYESSLIDLASWADYLVLTCVGGPSTEGLVNREVLQALGPKGTLINVARGSVVDQPALVELLQAGRLGGAALDVFAEEPQVPAELLDLPQLVLLPHIGSGTQETRQQMEALVFDNLASFISRGELMTPVL; via the coding sequence ATGAACAAACCCACACTGCTGCAAATGGGCCCCCTGACCGACGCTTTCAATGATCGACTGAGTTCACTGCATAGAACACACCGCATCTGGGAGCAGCAGGACCGCGATGCCTTCCTGGCTGAGAATGGGGCCGAGGTGGACATTATTGTGACCTCGGGCCGTTTTGGCTGCAGCGCCGATGTCATGGCGGCCGTGCCCAAGCTCAAGGCCATCATCAGCTTTGGCGTTGGTTACGATCCGATCGATATAGATGCGGCCCGCGCCCGCAATATCCGCGTCAGCAACACGCCGGACGTGCTGAATGACTGTGTCGCCGATCTGGCCATGGGGCTGATGATCGCGTCGGCCCGGCGCATCGCCGAAGGTGATCGCTTTGTTCGCAGCGGACACTGGGGGCAGCAGCCGTTTCCTCTGGGCAGTCGCGTCAGTGGCAAGCGACTGGGGATTCTGGGTCTGGGGCGTATCGGCAACTGTGTTGCCCGGCGCGCCTCGGGCTTTGATATGGAAATCCGCTACCACAATAGGCGCGAGGATCCGACGGTCAGTTACGGCTATGAGTCTTCCTTGATTGATCTGGCGAGTTGGGCCGATTACCTGGTGCTGACCTGTGTTGGCGGCCCCTCCACCGAGGGGCTGGTCAACCGCGAAGTGCTGCAAGCCCTGGGGCCCAAGGGCACCCTGATCAATGTCGCCCGTGGCTCAGTGGTGGATCAGCCGGCGCTGGTGGAGTTACTGCAGGCCGGGCGTCTGGGCGGCGCGGCCCTGGATGTGTTTGCCGAGGAGCCGCAGGTACCGGCCGAACTGCTGGACCTGCCACAGCTGGTGCTGTTGCCCCATATCGGCAGCGGTACCCAGGAAACGCGTCAGCAGATGGAAGCACTGGTGTTTGATAATCTGGCGAGCTTTATCAGCCGTGGCGAGCTGATGACCCCGGTGCTCTGA
- a CDS encoding sulfite exporter TauE/SafE family protein has product MDVSVLMYPPAMLVAIFVIVTFGTIVQSGLGMGFGLVAAPFLALIDPVMVPVPALFLGMLTSVWAALQERPSIRWNEVGVGVAGRFTGVLAATLVLTCVADPKLFMLVFGALILAALLLSLSGWQLAFSRRNLFGMANLSGFMATITSVGAPPMAMLYQGRLAGEARPTLSAFFALGGIVSLAGLYFSGWAGWRETQTAALMVPPMLLGLYIARRLRGRFDSRYRGALLWMSGFAALLLIFRGLS; this is encoded by the coding sequence ATGGACGTTAGCGTACTGATGTATCCCCCGGCGATGCTGGTGGCGATCTTCGTGATTGTCACCTTCGGCACCATAGTGCAGTCCGGGCTGGGGATGGGCTTTGGCCTGGTGGCGGCGCCTTTTCTGGCGCTGATCGATCCGGTGATGGTGCCGGTGCCGGCGTTGTTCCTGGGCATGCTGACCTCGGTCTGGGCCGCGCTGCAGGAGCGTCCCTCGATTCGCTGGAACGAAGTGGGGGTTGGGGTGGCCGGGCGCTTTACCGGGGTGCTCGCGGCAACCCTGGTGCTGACCTGCGTGGCTGACCCGAAACTCTTCATGCTGGTATTTGGTGCCCTGATTCTGGCGGCGCTGTTGCTGTCGCTCAGTGGCTGGCAGCTGGCGTTTAGTCGCCGCAACCTGTTTGGCATGGCTAATCTGTCCGGTTTCATGGCCACCATCACCTCGGTTGGCGCGCCGCCCATGGCAATGTTGTACCAGGGGCGCCTGGCAGGTGAGGCCCGACCGACGCTGTCGGCCTTCTTCGCTCTCGGCGGCATCGTCTCCCTGGCGGGGCTCTATTTCAGTGGCTGGGCGGGGTGGCGAGAAACTCAGACGGCCGCGCTGATGGTGCCACCCATGTTGCTGGGGCTCTATATAGCGCGGCGCCTGAGAGGGCGTTTTGACAGCCGCTACCGCGGGGCATTGCTCTGGATGTCTGGTTTTGCCGCCCTGCTGCTGATTTTCCGCGGACTGAGCTAG
- a CDS encoding YjbE family putative metal transport protein (Members of this highly hydrophobic protein family,regularly are found preceded by the yybP-ykoY manganese riboswitch (see RF00080). A metal cation transport function is proposed.), translating into MFEMITPDVMSAFFQVVMIDVALAGDNAIVIGLAAAGLPAAQRGKAILVGIIVATVLRILFATVTTQLLEVIGLLLAGGVLLLWVCWKMWRELQEMRQAQLLQAETASGVEAPAPAASKTFPQAAMQIVIADLSMSLDNVLAVAGAAREHPTVLVFGLALSIGLMGFAANFIARLLQRYHWIAYLGLVIILYVSLDMIWRGSLDVLPYVAAATQG; encoded by the coding sequence ATGTTTGAAATGATTACCCCAGATGTAATGTCGGCGTTTTTTCAGGTCGTGATGATTGATGTGGCACTGGCCGGTGATAACGCCATCGTCATCGGCCTGGCGGCTGCAGGTTTGCCTGCGGCGCAACGGGGCAAGGCGATCCTGGTGGGCATTATTGTCGCTACGGTACTGCGTATCCTGTTTGCAACTGTCACGACCCAGCTGCTCGAAGTGATTGGACTGCTGCTGGCCGGGGGAGTGCTGCTGCTCTGGGTGTGCTGGAAAATGTGGCGCGAGCTGCAGGAAATGCGACAGGCACAGCTGCTGCAGGCAGAAACCGCGAGTGGGGTGGAAGCCCCGGCGCCGGCTGCGAGCAAAACCTTTCCCCAGGCTGCCATGCAGATCGTTATTGCGGATCTGTCAATGTCGCTGGATAACGTGCTGGCCGTGGCGGGGGCCGCCCGGGAACACCCGACCGTTCTGGTGTTCGGTCTGGCGCTGTCGATCGGTCTGATGGGGTTTGCCGCGAACTTTATTGCACGGCTGCTGCAGCGCTATCACTGGATCGCCTACCTCGGCCTGGTGATCATTCTGTATGTGTCGCTGGACATGATCTGGCGCGGCAGTCTCGATGTGCTGCCCTACGTTGCAGCGGCAACACAGGGTTAA
- a CDS encoding 2-hydroxyacid dehydrogenase: MDKPEVLVVWPNRPEQMQILEQTYSLHRLDQAEDPEALLQQVAPRIRAVVTSHGGGLKQSLVERLPKLEIVASSGVGVDTLCVDFCHSRGIPVTHTPGVLTEDVADMGMLLLLATVRRLVQGERWVRGGHWQSKGMMPLNTSIRGKKLGIVGFGRIGKAVALRAETFGLEVSYYGRRQQQDIAYPYYDSLPALARDVDILLLALPGGDETQGILDGAVLEALGPRGYLINVARGSVVDEPALVAALQQGTIAGAGLDVFADEPRVPPALLDMENVVLQPHCSSGTVETRGAMAQLVVDNLAAHFAGRALLTPVS; this comes from the coding sequence ATGGATAAGCCCGAAGTGTTGGTTGTGTGGCCGAATCGGCCGGAGCAAATGCAGATCCTGGAACAGACCTATAGCCTGCACCGGCTCGATCAGGCGGAGGATCCGGAGGCCTTGCTGCAGCAGGTCGCACCGCGTATTCGTGCGGTTGTGACGTCCCATGGTGGTGGGCTAAAGCAGAGCCTGGTGGAGCGTCTGCCGAAGCTGGAGATTGTGGCGTCGTCGGGCGTGGGGGTCGATACCCTCTGTGTTGATTTCTGTCACAGCCGCGGTATCCCGGTGACCCATACCCCGGGTGTACTGACCGAAGATGTCGCCGATATGGGGATGCTGCTGCTGCTCGCCACAGTGCGACGATTGGTGCAGGGGGAGCGCTGGGTGCGAGGCGGCCACTGGCAGAGCAAGGGCATGATGCCGCTAAACACCAGCATTCGGGGCAAGAAGCTCGGTATCGTCGGCTTTGGTCGTATCGGCAAGGCGGTTGCCCTGCGGGCCGAAACTTTCGGTCTGGAAGTGAGCTATTACGGCCGTCGCCAGCAGCAGGATATCGCCTATCCCTACTACGATAGCCTGCCTGCTCTGGCCCGGGATGTGGACATTCTGCTGCTGGCCCTGCCCGGCGGCGATGAGACCCAGGGCATATTGGATGGCGCCGTGCTTGAAGCGCTGGGGCCGCGTGGATACCTGATCAACGTGGCTCGCGGCTCGGTGGTGGATGAACCTGCGCTGGTGGCTGCGTTACAGCAGGGCACTATCGCCGGCGCTGGGCTGGATGTATTCGCCGATGAACCCCGGGTACCGCCGGCACTGCTCGACATGGAAAATGTCGTGCTACAGCCACACTGCTCCAGCGGTACGGTTGAAACCCGCGGTGCCATGGCGCAGCTGGTGGTGGATAACCTGGCGGCACACTTTGCCGGGCGGGCGTTACTGACGCCGGTGTCCTGA